From the Paraflavitalea soli genome, the window CTAACTTCCCCAAGGATATGGGGTACGACCATAACCTGATCTTAAACCAACCGGAAACGAAAGGTCTTATCAAAGCGGCGGTACTGCATGAAGTAGCCTCAGGACGCGTGTTGACAGTATATACCGATAGGCCGGCTATCCAGGTATATACCGCCAATTATTGGGATGGATCGATGAAAGGCGGGCAGGGGCAATTCTACCAGCAGCATGGTGGGGTAGCCCTGGAAACACATGCTTATCCCGATAGTGTAAACCATGCACATTTCCCCAATACCATCCTGCACCCGGGAGAAGAATACAATGCTGCTACCGTGTTTGAGTTTGGGGTGGCAGGCTAAGTAGAAAGTAAAATAGCTGTTTAGCTCAACAGCGCTTTCGCTTTTTCAGTGATCACCGAGCCGATCATTCCTTTAAAGAATGACAAAGCAAAGGGGAGGTCCGCATTGATCTCCACATTGGAGGCGTTTACCTGGATAGTACCTGCCAGGTCGAAGCCTTTGGCGGTAAAACTGAAATTACCCGTATTGCCATCCCACTGTTCCTGCGCATCAGAAATGATCTGCTTTTGTTCTTCCTTTAAGTTGCCCAACAGATTTTTGATGCGCAGCAATGCTTCTTCCTGGGTAAGTTGATGAGGTATATCGAGATGGAGTGTTGACATAGTGTATTACTTTGCTAAGTTTCCTGCAAATATAGCGCCTTGTTACCTTCCGGCCTCCGCTATCAGTGATGCCATCAGTTCAGCTGCTTTCGTATGTTTCAGATGTACAGCATTTTGCCCCGACCAGAAGCTGATCATATCCGTTTTACCCTGTTCCATAGCAGCTGCCCGTAAAGGACCTGTTAACTTGCTTTGCAGCGGGAAAGGCAGCACTTCCGTGGCGTAATCGATGTCTTCCGATAGCCGGTTGCGGATCATCCTACCCATCCGGCCTGTCAATGATTTGGTGAGCACCGTGTATTTCGTTTCCTCCGAAAAGAGCTTCGATCTGTGCAGTGGGGTGGCGCCCGATTCCTCCGTTGCTAAAAAAGCTGTGCCGATCTGCGCAGCGTCTGCACCTAATGTTAAGGCCGCGGCAATACCCTTGCCATCTGCAATACCACCAGCTGCAATGATGGGTGTATGTAGTTTGGCCTTCAATTGCTGCACGAGCGCAAAAGTGCCGGTCAAAGAATCGGGTGCAGGGCGCAGAAAGGAAGGCCGGTGTCCGCCTGCCTCAAACCCGGATGCAACGATGGCATCTACCTGCGCTGCTTCCAATGCCAATGCTTCATCAAGCGTAGTAGCGGCCCCAACGGTCACAATGCCCAGCCTCCGGCATTCCTCCAATATAGCGCGCGATGGTATACCAAATACAAAGCTGAATACAGCCGGGCGCACGGCCAGCACCGCTTCCACCTGCTGCAGGAATTTGGAAGGAATAGCGGTGTCCAGTGTTGGCAGGGGAATGCCCAGTTCATCATAATAAGGTTGGAACAATGCTTTTACTTTTTCCAGGCTTTCAGCAGCGTAATTACTTAACCGCTCATCCACATCATTCACCCACAAATTGATATTGTAAGGCTTATCAGTGGCTGCCTTGATGAGTTTGCTCGTTGCAATGATCTCTTCCGGGCTTAAGGTGTAAGCGCCAAAGCTGCCGAGGCCGCCCGCATTGGATACAGCAGCCGTGAGTGCCGGCGTTGAAAAATTACCACCCATGGGGCCCAATACGATGGGGTATTGAATGCCCAATAGTTCTGTGATCCTGGTTTGATGCCACATACGATTACTTATTTATTCATTGTCTAAAGGAGCTTGTCGAAGGGTGGGTCGCCCTTCAGGGGCGGCTCACCCTGATCTAAAGGAGCCTGTCGAAGGCGTCTCAAGGGTGGGTCGCTCTCTAAGGGCGGCTCACCCTGGTCTAAAGGAGCCTGTCGAAGGCGTCCCTGGGGTGGGTCGCCCTCTAAGGGCGGCTCACCCTGGTCTAAGTTGCCTGTCGAAGTCAATCCGGTTAATTAAAATGGTGACCGGATACATGACCGCCATCCAGGTTGATGATCTCACCCGTTACAAAATTGCTGCCTGCCAGGTATAGCGCCATAGCCGCTACATCTTTTGTTTCGCCAATGCGGTCCAGCACATGCAGGCCGGCCAGGCTATCCGCATCACTGATGCCATTTTTTGTTTGCAGCGGGCTCCTGATGATCCCCGGCGCAATACCATTTACACGGATATTATTCCTGCCAAATTCAGTGGCCAGCTGCCTGGTCAATGCGTGAATGCCTCCTTTGCTGGCAACAGGCGCCGTAGCCGGAAAACCGCCGATCGCATGATCTACCAGTACTGTACCGATATTAATGATCGCACCTTCCTCCTGTTGCAGCATTTGCCGGATGGCAGCCTGGCTGGTAAAGAAAGTGCCTTTCAAATTTACACTTAAGAACCGGTCGAGGTGCGCTTCATCTACTTCCAGGAAAGGCCGGGCTTCAAAGATGCCGGCATTATTGACCAGCACATCCACCGCGCCAAAGCGCTCAACAGCCGTATCAACCAACAACTGGCCGGTACTTGCCTGGCTGATGTCGCCCGCTACCATCGCCAGCCTGTCCGGGTTGCCTAATTCTTTGTACGTTGCTTCGAGGTTAGCGGCATTGGCAGCATTAATGACTACGTTATAGCCCTTTTGTAAAAATAATTGGGCGATCGCCTTTCCTATACCGGTCGATGCACCGGTTACAATGATTGTTTTTGCTTTCATGATTGCCAGTTTTATAAGGCTGCTACAGCAGTAAGTTGTATATCCAGTTCAAACTCATTGTAGATGAGTGTATCACCAAGATTGGTGAAGAAATTGCCCGAGCGGAACTTCATGTCGTACAGCGTACGGTCAATGCGTGTTTTGCCCGTGGCAGTTAATGTATTACCATGAATTGCTACTGTAGCAGCAAAGCTTACCGGGTGGGTAATACCCTTGATCGTCAGATCGCCCGTGATAACGGGTTTACCTACTTCTTTGGCATCAACCTGCGTAATGGTAAAACTGGCTTCCGGGAATTTGTCCGTGCTAAAAAAGTCGGCAGAGAACAGGTGACCGGCAAATTGTGCATTGGTGGCGGGATCGGTAATGTCCAGGATCTTGATGGAAGTGGTATCGATCGTAAACTGTCCGCCGGAGAGTTGGCCATTGTTCAGTTCCAATATGCCTTCTTTAATACCAATTGTTCCATTGTGCGCGCCGGTTACTTTTTTACCCGTCCAGCTAAGCTGGCTTTGGGCGCTGGCTACGTGAAATTGTTGTGTGCTCATATTTGTGTTGTCAATCTTTAGTGATTTTTGACTACACAAAGGACGTAAGGAACCGGGAGCTGATTACGTGACCTACATCACATTCGCAGAAAGGCTACTTGTGCGCATTGTACAACCTGCTTAAAGTTTCCCTCGACACGCCCAGGTAGGCCGCGATCAGGTGTTTGGGCACCAGGTTATAAAGCTGGGGATACAGCGCCATGAGCTCTTCATAGCGGGCCCTGGCATCATTATTCATGAAGGAAAGCAGTCTTTTTTGAGAAGCCAGGTAACCCCTGTTCGTACGCCAGCGGAAAAAATACTCTGCCTGGTGCAGCTCCCGGCATATCTTTTCCCGGTCATCATTGGACAAGCAAAGTACCTGCGCATCTGTAATGCAGTCGATGCTGATGCTGGCCCGCGTATG encodes:
- a CDS encoding polyhydroxyalkanoic acid system family protein, coding for MSTLHLDIPHQLTQEEALLRIKNLLGNLKEEQKQIISDAQEQWDGNTGNFSFTAKGFDLAGTIQVNASNVEINADLPFALSFFKGMIGSVITEKAKALLS
- a CDS encoding NAD(P)H-dependent flavin oxidoreductase is translated as MWHQTRITELLGIQYPIVLGPMGGNFSTPALTAAVSNAGGLGSFGAYTLSPEEIIATSKLIKAATDKPYNINLWVNDVDERLSNYAAESLEKVKALFQPYYDELGIPLPTLDTAIPSKFLQQVEAVLAVRPAVFSFVFGIPSRAILEECRRLGIVTVGAATTLDEALALEAAQVDAIVASGFEAGGHRPSFLRPAPDSLTGTFALVQQLKAKLHTPIIAAGGIADGKGIAAALTLGADAAQIGTAFLATEESGATPLHRSKLFSEETKYTVLTKSLTGRMGRMIRNRLSEDIDYATEVLPFPLQSKLTGPLRAAAMEQGKTDMISFWSGQNAVHLKHTKAAELMASLIAEAGR
- a CDS encoding SDR family NAD(P)-dependent oxidoreductase — protein: MKAKTIIVTGASTGIGKAIAQLFLQKGYNVVINAANAANLEATYKELGNPDRLAMVAGDISQASTGQLLVDTAVERFGAVDVLVNNAGIFEARPFLEVDEAHLDRFLSVNLKGTFFTSQAAIRQMLQQEEGAIINIGTVLVDHAIGGFPATAPVASKGGIHALTRQLATEFGRNNIRVNGIAPGIIRSPLQTKNGISDADSLAGLHVLDRIGETKDVAAMALYLAGSNFVTGEIINLDGGHVSGHHFN
- a CDS encoding YceI family protein, producing MSTQQFHVASAQSQLSWTGKKVTGAHNGTIGIKEGILELNNGQLSGGQFTIDTTSIKILDITDPATNAQFAGHLFSADFFSTDKFPEASFTITQVDAKEVGKPVITGDLTIKGITHPVSFAATVAIHGNTLTATGKTRIDRTLYDMKFRSGNFFTNLGDTLIYNEFELDIQLTAVAAL
- a CDS encoding Crp/Fnr family transcriptional regulator; this encodes MEGKEILRQHIAKTASLTDEQFDFLFSHFKPRSFQKGQVVIGEGDKVDHEYFVVSGCLKAFFISDQIKMYILQFAMPTWWTSDYGALYNHTRASISIDCITDAQVLCLSNDDREKICRELHQAEYFFRWRTNRGYLASQKRLLSFMNNDARARYEELMALYPQLYNLVPKHLIAAYLGVSRETLSRLYNAHK